Genomic segment of Prosthecobacter debontii:
TCGAAGTGGTCCAGGAGGCCAAATTGTTGTTATACAGAGATGTTAGACGGCTGAGCTGGAGGGTGCCCGCCAGAACATTGGTCGGCCCCGTGTAGGTATTACCGGCCGACATCAGCAGGATGCCCGCGCCAGTTTTATTGATGCCAAAACCGGTGCCGACGACAGACCCTAAAGTCAATGTCCCCACACCAGCGCCATTGACGTTATTGACATTAAACGTAGGCGTGCCGACGAGGACGGTATTCCCAAAGGTTAAGTTTGCGACTCCAGGAGCGGTGTTACCGTTGCCGTTGATATAGTTCAGCGTGTTGTTGCCGATCACCAGCACCCCCAGGGTTTGGGTGATGTTCGCATTCGATGCCGTGGTTCTTCCGGTCGAAATGGTCGAGTCTCCAGTCACGACCACGTTATTGGCCAGAATCGCCCCGCTATTGATACGGATATCGAGAGTGCCTGAAGCGAGGTTGATGAGTGATTTATTCGTCGTCCCCAAGGAGCCTGCGGCTTGCAACCGCAAGGTGCCTCCATTGACAACTACCGTTGTGCTCGCAGCCACGTTAGCATCGGTTGTGCTTCCTAGAAGGAGAGTGCCCACTCCGGTTTTCGTGAGGGTCGTTCCGGGAGTTAGATAGAACTGATTCGCATCGTCCAATTGAAGGATGCCGCTTGCATTGCCTACATCAATCGTGCCGCCGCCAGAACCGATGACAAAACTTTTACCGCTGGCAGCGGTGGGATTCAGCGTGTTTGCGCTGCTCAGGCTGAAAATGCCTCCATTCTGAAGAGTGTAGGAGTGAGCTCCCGCTGCACCGATCGGGCTATTGGCGTCCGCATTGTTCAGTTGTGATACAGCGACCGACAAGGTCGAGCCCGCACCATCAATCAACACGTTGCCTGTAAAAGTATTCACACCGGATAGCATGACTGTGCCACCGCCATTGATCGTTAAATTACCTGCACCAGAGACCACCCCACTGACAGATAGGAGCGATGTCGTATCATCCACCGTCCACGTCTGACTGGTCGATAGAGCGACCGGCACGGAAATAGCCACGTTCGCGGCTGCACCAGGTTGCATCACAATGCCATCGCTTCCCAGAGTCAATGAGCCCAGACTGCCTGCCGCAATGGTGATGCCAGAGGTGGTCGAAGACAGGAATTTCAGCCCTTGGATGCTATAGTTGTTATCCAAGGTCGTCGTGATCGGTGAAGCAACCACATTGCTGGCACTAAAGTTCACCACATTGCCAACACCCGGAGTGAACCCTGCATCGCCAACACCATTGGCAGCCAAGGACCAGTTCGTATTTCCTCCAGCCAATGTGGCCCAACTGTTATTGACATCTCCGGTCCAATACACATCACCACTGGCTGCTGTGCTCAACACATTGAGCGTCACACTGCTACTGGTAGTGGATAAGCTATACATATATCCCCCAGGCAGTGAACCTAGCTGCGGAGTCCCAGTAATGCTAGCAGCTCCAGTGATGACCTGGTAGGAGCCCAGATCAAATCCACTGCCAGCAATGGCGTCAATGTAGCCACCACCCGCATTGATGATCAAATTCCCCCCGTTCAACTGAATCCGGTCTGACGTCGTTCCCAGCTGGAAGCCCAGCGAACCACCGGTCGAAGTCCCACCCAAGATAATGTTGGCATTCAGAGCCAAGGTCATGGTGCTCCCCACTCCATCAGGATAGAGATTGAAGGAAGCTGAACCCGTTTCACCGACTCTCAGACTCGATGTGTTGGGCAGCACATTGCTGGCGACCGACAAGGCTCCACCATTCACCACCGTGGCACCGCTGTAGGTTTGCACACCTGTCAGAGTCAAAACACCGTCCCCCGTTTTAGTTAGACCGCCCGAGACGTTCGCAGTATTCAAGGGTAAAGAGGTGACTGATGCCCCTGTGCCACCACCACCTGAAAGGGTGATCGTGGGCACTGTTCCTGCGGTATACGTTCCAGGGTTCGTGATGACGATACCCGTGACAGCACCATTGCTAATCAAAGCATAACCGGCAGCCGGGGTGCCACCTGCCACGACACCTGCTGTGCTAAACACAACGGCTGGAGCTCCCACGTAGCCACTGCCACCAGTCACCTGGAGATTGGCCTGAGTGACACCCGTGCCACTCGCCCCTTTCAGCACACTGGAGGAATCGTTCAGCGTCGTATTGAACCCATTGGTATCCACCGTGAGTCCACCACCGAAAGACGGAGCACCGCTCACGCTGCTATTATCAATCGCTCCAAACAACGTTGCGGTGTAGGTGATTCCAGCCGTCGAAGCCGGGATCCAGCTTGAAACAGAACCGGTGAATTTCAGAGTGCCTCCCGAGAAAGCCAAATAGGCATTGTTAGCTCCCGAGGCATTCACACTGCTACTGATGGCTGAACCAACACTCAAAGTGCCTCCAGCCAAGTTGACAAAACCCGTGTTGCCGCTGCCGTTCGTCGTGTTGTTACCAAACCGGATCGGCTGGGCACCCACCGTCACTGTGCCGCCAGCCAAATTCAGAACACCATAAGTTCCACCAGTCGTCGTCGAATCCATGAAGATGGCGAAAGGATTGTTAGATCCCGTGTGATCGATAGCACCATTCCCAGCAACGGTGATCTGGCCTAAGCTGTAACCGTTGATAAACCACTCCGCATTCGTGTGATCGAGGAATCCTGTGCCTCCGACATATACCACGCCGACTGACGAGGTCGCTGTATTGAGAGCACTGCCCAGACTTCCCGAAGCGTTGGTATCCCAGCGGTTGCTATTTTTGTAAGTTCCTCCTGTCAGATTGAAATACCCATAGGACCCCGCAGCACGAGCCACATATTGAGAGTTACCCGTGCCTGGAGTGACGGTCACTGTTCCTGCAGTCTGATTATAAACTGCAACAGCTCCCGAAGCATTTCCCCCTGTTGTCGAAAACAGCGTCATATCACCACTAACATTCACCACTGCATTTCCTGCATTGCCACCATAGGCGAGAGTTGATGAGGTCGTATTTCCCGTGATTGAACCGCTGATGTTTAGAACACCTCCGTTGACGACCGTGTTGCCGGTATAGGTGTAGTTCCCAGGAATGCTCCAAGTGCTTGCCTCGTTCTTGGTGATACCAAGTGTGGCAATGTTACTACTGAATGAGCCAGCGAAAACGTTGACAAAACCTGTGGAATCTCCAGCCAACACCAGAGATTTCGAACCCGCTGTTGTGGAGGTAATGGTTCCATTCAGAGTGACGGCGGAGGTGCCATCATTGTCGATACCCCCGCCACCTGTCGTTCCGACAAGGTCAAAATTGCGATTAATGGTTCCGCCCGCTCCGGTCACCACCAGCATACCCGTTGTGGTTCCCTGACCAAGGCGAATAGTGGCATTGTCGCCAGTTTGATTCCCTAAATATCCAGGAACTCCTGCGACAGGAACGGAGGGGATACTCAGGCTTCCGTCCTGAATATGCGTGTAGCCTGTGTAATTGTTCAGAGCGTTGGTGAGCACCACGGTCTGCCCTGCGGTCTGTTTGATAAAGTTAGCACTCCCAGACAAAATGGAATCCACACGCCCTTGGTTCGCGATGATCTCACCCGTTACTGTGAGCACACCGCTGCCTGTGATCAAGCTGTCCGCTCCAGAGAGGGTCAGGGTAGGAACTGAAGCATTAAACCCAGCTAGGTTCAGCGTGCCACCACCAAGGACAAGCCCCGTATTGGGAATCGCCTGATTCAGACCTAAAACCAATGAGCCGCCATTGATTGTTGTGTTACCCGTGTAAGCGGGAGTCGCGTTCAAAGTCAGACTTCCTAATCCCGCCTTGGTCATACCTCCCGTCGTATTGTTACCAAAGACATTGGCCAGCACTACATTGTTACCGTTGGTATCAAAAATCCCCCCCCCACTACCGAAATTGATAGTCCGTGTGGAGACGTCAAAGGCACTTCCCGTTGCCCAGCGCAGAGCGCCTCCAAAGAAGTTAAGATTACCCGAACCCAGCGCACCGAGAGCATTGATCTCGATCGCACCTTCATTGAAATAGGTCCCGCCCGTGTATGAATTGGTTAGGCCGTTCAAGACCAATGTTCCTGCGCTTGCCTTCGTCAAAGCAGCCCCGGTCGTTGTCAGGGGTGAGCCCAATGTGAACCGGTCGTTCGTCACAAAAACGATGTATTCGCTCGTGTTCGTGGTGATGCCAGAAAAGCCTGTCAGGGCCGTATTGTTGGCCGAAGCGCCTGTCGATAATAGAGCACCGGCTGTCAGCATCAAGCTGTCGGAGGCTGGACCTGTAACGGTCACTGCCGCGCTGGTAGAATCAATCGCAAGTGCGTTGATCGTCCGCGCGCCACTAACGGCGGTCAAACTACCGGTTGGAGTTGCGGTAAATCGAACATTATTGGTCGATGACGCTGTCATCCCATTATAACCCGCTTGATCGAAGATGTATTCCGCGCCAGCTCCGCTCGCCGTGGATAATGGACGGAGGCCATTTGTGGTCCCCGTATTCATGACGAAGGTATTCCCAAGTTCAGTCGTCCCAGGAGTTCCTGATGTACTGTGTCCAATCAGATATGGGAAAATGCTAATCGTCGTTGTTGCTGCGGCACCACCACCACCGATGGCTGCCAACGTTCCCGTCGGAGCATTGCTCAGAATCAGTTGTCCGCGTTGTCCCGAAGAGGCCCCCAGTGAGCGCCCACGCACGAGCGCAGTTGCATTGTTGTCGCGAGTCAGCGGAATGGCGTTGCCCACGGTCAAAGTCCCGACAGCACTGCTTCCGCCTGAACCGTTGAGTGTAATGACGTTTTGTCCCGCTCCCAGAGCGATGGTTCCCATCGTGTCTCCACGAGCGCCATTATTACTGGCATTCAAATGCAGGCCATTGGTCCCAGCTGTGTTGTTAAGCGTGACCACACCTGTGTTCGCCAATCGATCTTGGCTGCTACTCTGATCCTGTAGATTCTGCAATTCACTGCCATTGACAACAATGTCCAGTGTCCCCAGGCGGCCAACACCGCTACCGCTTAGAACCATCACCCCACCATTGATGATCAATTTACCCGCAAAGGAGACCGATGAATTACCATTGTAGGTGAGAGTGCCCGTTCCATTCTTGATGATCGTCGCATTGGCAGGCACTGTAAAGGCCCCCGAATAAGTGGAGTTCGAGACTTGATTCAGCGTCAGCACTGAACTGGCTCCAAGCAGCACATTGGCGCTACTCGAAGATCCACCGCCGCTGAGTGCCCCGATGGTTTCAGTCTGCCCAGCTAACAAACTCAAGGTTGGACTTCCGCCCAGGTTTAGCAATGCGACAGAAGTGCTGTCAGCAATTGATTTTCCTCCCGTCAACTCAATGGTTCCATCCTGGATCGTAATCGTTCCGGAAGAAGTATTCACGCCAGTGAGACGAAGCGTTCCCTTCCCTGATTTAGCAATGGTATCCCCTGCAGCAATGGTGGAACTCACGTCCAAATACTGCGAGCCATCCACGATAAAAATCAAATCTCCACTCAACCCAGATGTCAATCGCCCACCCGTAATGGAACTGATGCCTGTAACATTGCTGGTTTGCAGAATACCGCCGCTTCCAATAGTCAAAGTTTCACCATTGGCAATGGTAACCGTCGAAGCTCCAGCCGCATTGAAACGCAGCGTATTGAGGCTTAATGAAGAAGCCAGGGACCCAGTGTAGCCACCCGCATCTGTCGCATTCAGTCCAGCGCTCCACGCATTCACATCATCGCTCACGGTCGAGGTGATGCCCACGATATTTCCCCCGGCTGTATTGGTGGCATTGATGGCAAAATTTGTTCCACTGCTGTCTGTCACGGTCGCAAAAGCCGCGCCTGCACCTAACAAACCTGTAGTTGCGTTATTCAGCGTTGTCGTGGTGACCCCGTGTGTCGCGCTCTGAATCCCATCGGGAAGATTAAAGCGGACGGTGCCTGCCCCTGCTCCGACAGCTCGGGTCAAGGCACCCAAGTTGAGAACAATCTCCTGACCGCTACCGGCATTCAGAGTGACCGTCGCGGCGCCACCGGCGGCGAAGGTCGTGCTGGCCACGGTATGGCTGGAGTTGTCACCCGCGTTACCATTCATAACGAGCTCTCCCCCGAGGAGACTCAGCGCACCCGTTCCCACTTTAACAGCGTTTTCCGCAGTGTAATCAAGCACCAAAGTCCCTGCGTTCAAAGTCGTCGCGCCGGTCATGGCGATATTATCACCCGTCATCCAAACAGTCCCCAAACCGCCAACCGTGAGTGTCCCGGTGAAGGTATTGTTGCCGGACAGAAGCATGTTACCATTGCCCGATTTAGTGATGCCTCCGGTCGAAGTGAGAGGCACCGTCACCGTTAGCTCAGGCAAATTGTTCGGCACCGCGGTGCTGTTATTCACGGCAAAAGTTCTTGTCGCGCTCAGAGCCACCGTCCCAGCCCCAGTGATCATCGATGCCTGGGGATTATTGTTATTGTTGACCGTCAGAGTGCCCCCCAACGTCAACACCGATCCAAGGCCTAAAATGATGTTACCTTGGCTAGTCGCAGCCGAACTTGAACCATTGATCGTTATCGCGGCCAAGGTTTGTGCCACACCAGGATCGAGCTCAAGGCGAGCTGGTCCAGCAGCATTCGCAATCACCATGGTGCCCGTAGATGAAAGTGCATTGCTCACGGCGAGACGCAAAATCCCACCATTGACGTTTGTTCCACCTGTCCAAGCGCTGGTTGTGGTATTGGCCAACGTCAAGGTACCTGTTCCCGTCTTGGTCAAGACGTTGCCAGCCGCACCACCTGCCGCAAAGATACCCGAGAAGGTCGTTGAAGTGTTGTTACCGCCAACAGCCAATGTCTTGGTGCTGGTCCCTGAATTGACGATCGTTCCACTCCCGGCGATTGACCCAACAGTCAGTGTTTGGCTGCCTGCCGAAGCCAACATATCGAGGGTGGCTATGGAAGCAATCGTCACAGGACTTGATGAGGTGATGCCATTCGCGCCGTTACCCATTTGCAAGGTCCCTTCGACGATGTTGGTCGGCCCGACGTAAGTTCCAGTTGCTGCCAATACCAGCGTTCCTGGGCCGGTCTTGTTGAATCCTCCTCCCGTGGTGCCTGTAACGGCTCCTGCAAACGTCAATGCCGTCGCCGCATTCGTCACCTCGATGGTCGCCATGCCACCGGTCAAAGCAAAGGTGTGGCTACCAGCCGATGTTCCGCTCGCTATCGTTCCCGTGGCACCGGTATATTGCAGCGTCGCTCCATCCCCAATCGTGACTGCCGTCGCGACACCAGCGCCTAAGCCTCCTGCACCGTTGGCAACCGTGCTAAAACTGAGCGTGCCACCATTGATGAAGATGCCCCCTGTAAATGTATTGGTTCCGGTCAAAACCAACTTACCGGTGCCAGCCTTCGTCAGGGTGGAATTACCAATACCATTGGCAATGGCGGCACTGATGGTTAGGGTGCCTGAGCCGTATTGATGGATCACGAGATCCGAGTTCGTCGCCGTATTGCTTTTCAGAGTTCCCGTGCTGCCGCTAATCGTGTAGTTGTTCGCACCCGTGAACAAGAGGCCACCACTGGTAAGAACCAAGCCATTGGTGCCGATGGCCAAGCTTTGCCCCGAAGCACCAGCATTGATTTTGAGGGAATTCGTCGTGGAGGTAGGATTGGTTACCGAAGTGATCTCTCCGACTACGGTAGAGTCGATTCGCGAATTCACCGTATTGGAAGCCGCCATTGTCGATCCCGCCACATCCGTGTAGGTGCTCAACCCCACTGTAGCGGTATTGACTCCCGTGTTCGCAGCCCAATTGTAGGCCCCTGCCCCATCTGTAAAGACGACTCGACCGTTCACAGTGGTGGCCGTATTGAGTGCTTGGTTAAACGTAACTGTCGTGTTCGCTGGAGAAGAAACCAGAAGCGAGCCGCCTGCTGCGCTGGAGGTAATCGTCCCAAGTGCCAACGTTGTGGATGTCCCTCCATTATTGTCCATGAGGATGGAACCGCCACTCGCGCCTAAGGTAAAATTGCCCATGCTCTGGCTCACCGTCGCTCCAGAGCGTCCCTTCAATGCCAAATTTCCCCCACCGATGGTCAACGCCGATCCAGACGCCAAGATGCTGCTCAAAGAACCCGCG
This window contains:
- a CDS encoding beta strand repeat-containing protein; this translates as MTINKSAGGADTISAGIQFNDDLTITNDALSANVLTLSGGMRSILSDVIFAGSGNTTVVTTAIVTGGNLIKNGTGLLNLNVGNTYAGATTINQGTLTVSSTTGLPIRSAVTIASGAIMEVNNAFTIGSLSGSGLVTNTSTTSRILTIGRDDTNTTFSGTISPTTTARVAITKVGAGTLTLAPTVASTYTGNTVINGGAILLDFTAGSLSSILASGSALTIGGGNLALKGRSGATVSQSMGNFTLGASGGSILMDNNGGTSTTLALGTITSSAAGGSLLVSSPANTTVTFNQALNTATTVNGRVVFTDGAGAYNWAANTGVNTATVGLSTYTDVAGSTMAASNTVNSRIDSTVVGEITSVTNPTSTTNSLKINAGASGQSLAIGTNGLVLTSGGLLFTGANNYTISGSTGTLKSNTATNSDLVIHQYGSGTLTISAAIANGIGNSTLTKAGTGKLVLTGTNTFTGGIFINGGTLSFSTVANGAGGLGAGVATAVTIGDGATLQYTGATGTIASGTSAGSHTFALTGGMATIEVTNAATALTFAGAVTGTTGGGFNKTGPGTLVLAATGTYVGPTNIVEGTLQMGNGANGITSSSPVTIASIATLDMLASAGSQTLTVGSIAGSGTIVNSGTSTKTLAVGGNNTSTTFSGIFAAGGAAGNVLTKTGTGTLTLANTTTSAWTGGTNVNGGILRLAVSNALSSTGTMVIANAAGPARLELDPGVAQTLAAITINGSSSAATSQGNIILGLGSVLTLGGTLTVNNNNNPQASMITGAGTVALSATRTFAVNNSTAVPNNLPELTVTVPLTSTGGITKSGNGNMLLSGNNTFTGTLTVGGLGTVWMTGDNIAMTGATTLNAGTLVLDYTAENAVKVGTGALSLLGGELVMNGNAGDNSSHTVASTTFAAGGAATVTLNAGSGQEIVLNLGALTRAVGAGAGTVRFNLPDGIQSATHGVTTTTLNNATTGLLGAGAAFATVTDSSGTNFAINATNTAGGNIVGITSTVSDDVNAWSAGLNATDAGGYTGSLASSLSLNTLRFNAAGASTVTIANGETLTIGSGGILQTSNVTGISSITGGRLTSGLSGDLIFIVDGSQYLDVSSTIAAGDTIAKSGKGTLRLTGVNTSSGTITIQDGTIELTGGKSIADSTSVALLNLGGSPTLSLLAGQTETIGALSGGGSSSSANVLLGASSVLTLNQVSNSTYSGAFTVPANATIIKNGTGTLTYNGNSSVSFAGKLIINGGVMVLSGSGVGRLGTLDIVVNGSELQNLQDQSSSQDRLANTGVVTLNNTAGTNGLHLNASNNGARGDTMGTIALGAGQNVITLNGSGGSSAVGTLTVGNAIPLTRDNNATALVRGRSLGASSGQRGQLILSNAPTGTLAAIGGGGAAATTTISIFPYLIGHSTSGTPGTTELGNTFVMNTGTTNGLRPLSTASGAGAEYIFDQAGYNGMTASSTNNVRFTATPTGSLTAVSGARTINALAIDSTSAAVTVTGPASDSLMLTAGALLSTGASANNTALTGFSGITTNTSEYIVFVTNDRFTLGSPLTTTGAALTKASAGTLVLNGLTNSYTGGTYFNEGAIEINALGALGSGNLNFFGGALRWATGSAFDVSTRTINFGSGGGIFDTNGNNVVLANVFGNNTTGGMTKAGLGSLTLNATPAYTGNTTINGGSLVLGLNQAIPNTGLVLGGGTLNLAGFNASVPTLTLSGADSLITGSGVLTVTGEIIANQGRVDSILSGSANFIKQTAGQTVVLTNALNNYTGYTHIQDGSLSIPSVPVAGVPGYLGNQTGDNATIRLGQGTTTGMLVVTGAGGTINRNFDLVGTTGGGGIDNDGTSAVTLNGTITSTTAGSKSLVLAGDSTGFVNVFAGSFSSNIATLGITKNEASTWSIPGNYTYTGNTVVNGGVLNISGSITGNTTSSTLAYGGNAGNAVVNVSGDMTLFSTTGGNASGAVAVYNQTAGTVTVTPGTGNSQYVARAAGSYGYFNLTGGTYKNSNRWDTNASGSLGSALNTATSSVGVVYVGGTGFLDHTNAEWFINGYSLGQITVAGNGAIDHTGSNNPFAIFMDSTTTGGTYGVLNLAGGTVTVGAQPIRFGNNTTNGSGNTGFVNLAGGTLSVGSAISSSVNASGANNAYLAFSGGTLKFTGSVSSWIPASTAGITYTATLFGAIDNSSVSGAPSFGGGLTVDTNGFNTTLNDSSSVLKGASGTGVTQANLQVTGGSGYVGAPAVVFSTAGVVAGGTPAAGYALISNGAVTGIVITNPGTYTAGTVPTITLSGGGGTGASVTSLPLNTANVSGGLTKTGDGVLTLTGVQTYSGATVVNGGALSVASNVLPNTSSLRVGETGSASFNLYPDGVGSTMTLALNANIILGGTSTGGSLGFQLGTTSDRIQLNGGNLIINAGGGYIDAIAGSGFDLGSYQVITGAASITGTPQLGSLPGGYMYSLSTTSSSVTLNVLSTAASGDVYWTGDVNNSWATLAGGNTNWSLAANGVGDAGFTPGVGNVVNFSASNVVASPITTTLDNNYSIQGLKFLSSTTSGITIAAGSLGSLTLGSDGIVMQPGAAANVAISVPVALSTSQTWTVDDTTSLLSVSGVVSGAGNLTINGGGTVMLSGVNTFTGNVLIDGAGSTLSVAVSQLNNADANSPIGAAGAHSYTLQNGGIFSLSSANTLNPTAASGKSFVIGSGGGTIDVGNASGILQLDDANQFYLTPGTTLTKTGVGTLLLGSTTDANVAASTTVVVNGGTLRLQAAGSLGTTNKSLINLASGTLDIRINSGAILANNVVVTGDSTISTGRTTASNANITQTLGVLVIGNNTLNYINGNGNTAPGVANLTFGNTVLVGTPTFNVNNVNGAGVGTLTLGSVVGTGFGINKTGAGILLMSAGNTYTGPTNVLAGTLQLSRLTSLYNNNLASWTTSNIVVESGATLGVNVGGSGEFTSAELDTLLGLGNATGGFKNGSAIALDTTNAANGHFVYDSDIANTNGGANAIGVTKSGTGTLTLTGTQTYTGPTTITGGALAGNLGVGNLVLKGGVYEGSGTFTSALGTGDGQVQWAVGANGGFSARGGDLTVLLGGSATSLTWDSTANFVSSTGQLLFGSTTSDSTVFFPHSINLNGAVRTIQVVDNPSSASEKTVLSGRLSGVNGGINKTGTGVLELAAANTYTGTTTLTLGTLQLNNASNGGLGSGQLVLTAGTLQALMPGISLTNDVSLTAVTVSGDQSLTLNGTVTGLTGGSRTLTSSINGGTLTLGNVAINTDTASARTLTLAGTGATTINGVISNGNGNTQANSLSITNTGLTTLNGTNTYTGNTTINVGIGSVVLASNGKIGTGNLTVNSGDLTIGSSQDQSVALLTMAGGAAGSDSLITIGTGRKLSVTGVTYSGTNNNLTSVINGAGTLDLGTVGITVNIANSTVADIDMSWEMNTLIGSGLFTKDGAGTLDLRGVTNNNYAATGYQINAGAILGLNAITANLILNGGVYEGSGSFTRALGTGNNQVQWLANGGGFSARGADLSVTLSGAANPLVWGSTTNFVPSGAPLIFGSVTADSAVTFTHNIDLNGGSRTVQVVDNTALTTDLAILPGVISNGSLVKTGTGILRLTGNNTFTGGITITQGTLEFSTVSNNGGAASHLGQGSDGISLGGGILSFIGNVDQSTNRAISVTAASSLFANGTSDASITYTGAITTTANIGLTLGGSGKGIISGGVTVAPPASGTATADITVTGGNWTLTGGATSIADDFLINNGTVTLQDTVVTVNDDIVVTGASTVLNLNTTGVWNAASPSGTSSGLYARGGAVINLNAHDINGAANANGLDFILLADGTTSGTGTLNTNIYNITTPRLDIGSIADGYEGAVLGSGTVTVTYTGNDWLSGIRLFRGSIEADLAGVASILKQGMSDVTLKGDNSGLTATVASRLDSGNLILDYSLDNNSKLSTAAALDMRGGTLTLNGGVLDHTIQNVASFTLANGGANQINVNGTATYTTTLNLGAITRAASAGTIRFVTGLGGVITTTTTNNATTGLLGTGTAFSTINDGTGTYFAINDGANKIVALTYAAAKNDISTWLTGDHVTNAGAGFTGTVNVANINSLRFDAATGSTITIESIGNLTIGSGGILQTENVTTGPTVITGGRLISGTGELVVTTDSTSSSFRISSYLSGTTVLTKAGAGTLILDGSNHYGGNTNLQNGTIQVSGGNAIGDRSVVTLADDHFSTLELLDSETIGSLQGGSATTGLNNLALVSVGSNTLTINQISTTTYAGVISGDGRIVKTGASTLSLSGVNTFTGDLIVNQGQLTLGSRTIANFTNVGSVTLNAGSMLLDFTGGNESSANKINNNAPVTMINTGGIDGLRANNDRNDANKAESIGALTFLGGANTVTVSASNTSGTTQRNMTITAASLIRSNRATLLVRGQNLGTTSTTPGDPIHTGRFVAATVPTLTGGAGAAGTSTLSILPWAIGSNSITGTGNSFITHATTTGFRPLDLSTEYEQLTAAGGITLFNNVRYSSAADLTLDASTARIMNSLFIDNTSTTAGITLAGAGALLNINSGAFLITGTQGVTLSGFSGITTGTSNEYIFHVPNTATAGVTVSSPFTSLGASLTKSGAGTLILTSTGSSYTGPTTVNQGVLQIDSLNKLGSMGIGGLVFNAGVLKFGAAFDVSAAPVTFGVAATSTVETTTGGTFDTNGFNIVLANSIGNGGNGGFTKIGAGTLTLNAVAKYAGATTLTTGTLVYGVSNALPTTTDLTMSASTTLTLGSNSAQLRGLNLLGSAAIGGSAPLTFTGNVLQTGGSYTLTLTNTQATVFDGDYLQLTDTATARTLTLSSTGPVTINSAIIDGPGAASAFTKSGAGTIELTGANVYNGTTTNSTGTMILSGSNAGTGGTTLTSGTLQLNNNNNGGLASGTLTLTTGTVQTLNAARTISNNTIVGGSVTVSGVGLTINGSFTNSGGSRTLTNNTTTGNALNLAGSVYLSEATATGRTLTITGTGSTIISGVISNFNGSGIAGGLIKSGTGVLTLSGANLYTGPTSLDVGTLLVNNSTGSAIGSGNLTAAASTVFGGIGSISGSLTTSGSISPGSFDASNVSMIGQLTVGTLTANTGSSLFLQVGGATLIDADGVSAYLSSPSTFAVPASWTNSYESGTTQHDQLYVSGSASPTLNSTITVSSSFLNSYNPSYGAIFQVVDWASLGTNNIAGTQTFNLPALTGGLSWNTDLFKSYGVLMVVGVVPEPSRLLLVMLGLLLVFARRRRR